From the genome of Virgibacillus siamensis, one region includes:
- a CDS encoding proline racemase family protein has translation MEVEKMFSSIDTHVAGEPFRIIVHSPMTLDADVMALNQETINAKFQREKELLLNEPRGYQGMNGCIVLPSKTADYACLFVHHDNDTTFTYSGLAATVTALLETGNIAKKETNVYHIETVHGTYAINATFEQHEVTMTRFECGESQILDINETCKTVQIDQSRNYLIYHLPESIPGITIKNLSAIIKWGNKTVTEMRERQAFNGIILTEPINHAAEVRSVTFKKDGTILRSPGADSTFAIFRSLLHESPAITTLTNQSIFESTLTASLAAETTDRFLMETKAFVTGIHQFIYDQTDPLEHGFLLK, from the coding sequence ATGGAAGTTGAAAAAATGTTTTCCAGTATCGATACACACGTTGCGGGAGAACCATTCCGGATCATTGTCCACTCCCCCATGACCCTGGACGCTGATGTCATGGCATTAAACCAGGAAACAATCAACGCGAAATTTCAACGCGAAAAAGAGTTGCTGTTAAATGAGCCACGGGGTTACCAGGGAATGAACGGATGTATCGTGCTGCCTTCCAAAACTGCAGATTATGCGTGTCTTTTTGTTCATCATGATAACGATACAACCTTCACATACAGCGGTTTGGCCGCCACTGTGACAGCGTTGCTGGAAACCGGCAACATCGCCAAAAAAGAAACGAATGTGTATCACATTGAAACCGTTCACGGCACATATGCGATCAATGCAACGTTTGAACAGCACGAAGTAACAATGACCCGCTTTGAATGTGGGGAAAGTCAGATTCTGGATATCAATGAAACATGTAAAACGGTTCAAATTGATCAGTCACGAAACTACTTGATCTACCATTTGCCGGAAAGTATACCCGGTATTACCATCAAAAACTTGTCTGCCATCATAAAATGGGGAAACAAAACTGTTACGGAAATGCGGGAGAGACAAGCATTTAACGGCATTATCCTGACTGAACCGATTAATCATGCCGCCGAGGTTCGTTCAGTGACATTTAAGAAAGATGGCACCATTCTAAGGTCTCCAGGGGCTGATAGTACATTCGCGATATTCCGGTCATTGTTACATGAATCCCCTGCTATCACAACGCTTACGAACCAAAGTATTTTCGAAAGTACACTGACCGCATCATTGGCTGCAGAAACCACTGATCGGTTTTTAATGGAAACAAAAGCGTTCGTTACGGGTATTCATCAATTTATCTATGATCAAACAGATCCGCTTGAACATGGGTTTTTATTGAAATAA
- the dapA gene encoding 4-hydroxy-tetrahydrodipicolinate synthase, with amino-acid sequence MALLEGAFPVLATPMHEDETVDYEGLKQNIEHFISSNVAGIIVNGSTGEFVSLTKEEKFELMEAAAEQVNGRIPLIIGTAAETTADAVEYTKKAEAVGADAALLINSYYAHPKENEIYEHFKTVAESVSLPVMIYNNPFTSGIDIETETILQVGRDVDNITHVKESSGEIRKVRDIARQGEQFIKPFCGSDDLVLESFLVGATGWVSVAGNIVPELATDLYTSYKEGDLDKAWDIYDQILPLCNFLEDSGKYVQIVKRGMELQGLAGGPSRKPRLPLTADEETTLREILSNIQTVKQ; translated from the coding sequence ATGGCATTATTAGAAGGAGCGTTTCCAGTACTTGCAACACCGATGCATGAAGATGAAACAGTTGATTACGAAGGTCTGAAGCAAAATATTGAACATTTTATCAGTTCAAACGTGGCCGGTATTATCGTCAACGGCAGTACTGGTGAATTTGTCAGTCTAACAAAAGAAGAAAAGTTCGAACTTATGGAAGCAGCTGCGGAACAGGTAAATGGGCGCATTCCGTTAATTATCGGCACCGCGGCTGAAACGACGGCAGATGCTGTGGAATATACGAAAAAGGCTGAAGCGGTTGGGGCGGATGCTGCGCTGTTAATCAACTCGTATTATGCGCACCCGAAAGAAAATGAAATCTATGAACATTTTAAAACAGTTGCTGAATCTGTATCACTGCCTGTCATGATTTATAATAATCCATTCACTTCCGGGATTGATATTGAGACGGAAACCATTTTACAAGTGGGACGTGATGTTGACAATATCACACACGTCAAAGAATCAAGTGGTGAAATCCGTAAAGTGCGGGATATCGCAAGACAAGGAGAACAATTTATCAAGCCGTTTTGCGGATCGGATGACCTTGTGCTTGAATCCTTTTTAGTGGGAGCAACCGGCTGGGTATCTGTAGCCGGAAACATTGTACCTGAATTGGCAACTGATCTCTATACGAGCTACAAGGAAGGCGACCTGGACAAAGCCTGGGATATCTATGATCAAATCCTGCCGCTTTGCAATTTCCTGGAGGATTCCGGAAAATATGTGCAAATCGTCAAACGGGGTATGGAGCTGCAAGGGTTGGCAGGCGGGCCTTCACGTAAGCCGCGGCTGCCGTTAACAGCTGATGAGGAAACAACATTGCGGGAAATTTTAAGCAACATACAAACTGTCAAACAGTAA
- a CDS encoding aldehyde dehydrogenase family protein, which translates to MATKEMVLKPKVEEFLQGVKGLYINGDYVQSKNGETFDVLNPATEEVIATVSEAQESDIDVAVEAAKQAFKEGDWTKMEAAERSHLIYKFADLLDENREELAQLEALDNGKPYEVALEDDIDGTVQHFRYYAGWATKITGKTVNVSPDYFNYIVHEPVGVVGQIIPWNFPLAMAGWKLGSALAVGCTVVIKPASETPLSLLYAAKLFKEAGFPDGVVNVVPGAGRVAGEAIITHKDIAKVAFTGSTAVGKNVMQQAADDIKDITLELGGKSPSIIFDDANLDEAIEGSLNGTMYNHGQNCSACTRLYVQRDHYDHVVDAIAERARAIKLGPGMDADTEMGPLISAKQQQTVLDYIEKGKAEGARLVAGGKKAFDKGYFVEPTVFADVEDDMTIAREEIFGPVIAIFPFDSEEEVVKRANDSEYGLAASVWTENIRKGHRVSGKLQAGTVWVNDFGLELETMPFGGYKKSGVGREMGGEYGLANYTEVKSVLVRIT; encoded by the coding sequence ATGGCTACAAAAGAAATGGTGCTAAAACCGAAAGTGGAGGAGTTTTTACAAGGTGTCAAAGGACTGTATATTAATGGGGATTATGTACAGTCCAAAAATGGCGAGACGTTCGATGTGCTGAACCCGGCAACAGAAGAGGTGATCGCAACGGTAAGTGAGGCACAGGAATCCGACATTGATGTTGCGGTTGAAGCTGCCAAACAGGCTTTTAAAGAAGGTGACTGGACCAAAATGGAGGCGGCGGAACGGTCACATTTGATTTATAAATTCGCCGACTTACTCGACGAAAACCGCGAAGAACTTGCACAGCTTGAAGCCCTGGATAACGGAAAACCATATGAGGTGGCATTGGAAGACGACATAGACGGCACCGTTCAGCACTTCCGTTATTATGCCGGCTGGGCCACAAAAATTACAGGAAAAACAGTCAATGTATCGCCTGATTATTTTAATTATATTGTACATGAGCCTGTAGGAGTTGTCGGCCAAATTATCCCGTGGAATTTTCCGCTTGCCATGGCCGGATGGAAACTCGGTTCCGCGCTTGCTGTAGGATGCACGGTGGTCATTAAACCGGCAAGTGAAACACCATTGTCACTGCTTTACGCTGCAAAATTGTTCAAGGAAGCCGGATTTCCGGATGGTGTTGTGAATGTTGTTCCCGGTGCAGGCCGGGTAGCGGGAGAAGCAATCATTACGCATAAAGATATTGCAAAAGTTGCTTTCACCGGTTCCACAGCAGTTGGAAAAAATGTCATGCAACAGGCTGCTGATGATATTAAGGACATTACGCTGGAACTCGGCGGCAAATCCCCCAGCATAATTTTCGATGATGCAAATTTGGACGAAGCAATTGAAGGATCTTTAAACGGTACAATGTATAACCACGGTCAAAACTGCAGCGCCTGTACTCGACTCTATGTTCAACGTGATCATTATGATCATGTGGTGGACGCCATTGCAGAGCGTGCCAGAGCCATTAAACTTGGACCAGGCATGGATGCTGATACCGAAATGGGTCCCCTAATTTCAGCCAAACAACAGCAAACCGTCCTTGATTATATCGAAAAAGGTAAAGCTGAAGGAGCACGCCTCGTAGCAGGAGGCAAAAAGGCATTTGACAAAGGCTATTTTGTTGAACCAACTGTCTTCGCCGATGTTGAAGATGATATGACCATTGCACGGGAAGAAATCTTCGGACCGGTAATCGCCATCTTTCCATTTGATTCAGAGGAAGAAGTTGTAAAGCGTGCAAACGACAGTGAATATGGTTTAGCCGCCAGCGTCTGGACAGAGAATATCCGTAAAGGACACCGCGTTTCCGGAAAACTGCAGGCAGGAACTGTTTGGGTGAATGATTTCGGCCTTGAATTAGAAACCATGCCTTTTGGCGGCTACAAGAAATCCGGAGTTGGCCGCGAAATGGGCGGCGAATATGGTTTGGCCAATTACACAGAAGTAAAAAGTGTTTTGGTTAGGATAACATGA
- a CDS encoding type II toxin-antitoxin system death-on-curing family toxin, whose translation MEITYLNTKDVVLIHFMIMKKYGKGEHSGIKDQGLLESAVHRSQQPAFGEDAYPVLLEKAAAFFESLARNHCLYNGNKRTAFASVDVFLKKNGYKIKRNDQLNEDFTVIVAKGEASLSDIKGWLEENTEAF comes from the coding sequence ATGGAAATAACATACTTGAACACAAAAGATGTTGTATTAATCCATTTTATGATTATGAAGAAGTATGGAAAGGGAGAGCATTCCGGAATTAAGGATCAGGGGCTGCTTGAATCAGCAGTACATCGATCGCAACAACCCGCATTCGGTGAAGATGCCTATCCGGTTTTATTGGAAAAAGCAGCAGCATTTTTCGAGTCCTTAGCCAGAAATCATTGTTTGTATAATGGAAATAAGCGTACCGCATTTGCTTCAGTAGATGTCTTTTTAAAGAAAAATGGTTACAAAATAAAAAGAAATGATCAATTAAACGAAGACTTCACAGTTATAGTTGCAAAGGGGGAAGCTTCCTTGTCAGATATTAAAGGATGGTTGGAAGAAAATACAGAAGCATTTTGA
- a CDS encoding AbrB/MazE/SpoVT family DNA-binding domain-containing protein: MGVITTKEKEFRKVTQTGNSLSVGLPKSIVDSLGIKRGDELGFDIKDNQIIVTKHEKWEDRVDTELVEMLAETLDEHDEVFKKLKDR, translated from the coding sequence ATGGGTGTGATTACAACGAAGGAAAAGGAATTTCGCAAAGTCACTCAAACTGGAAATAGTCTAAGTGTTGGACTGCCAAAATCCATCGTCGATTCCCTTGGGATAAAACGCGGTGACGAACTTGGGTTTGATATTAAGGATAATCAGATAATTGTAACTAAACATGAAAAATGGGAAGACCGTGTGGATACTGAATTGGTGGAGATGCTCGCTGAAACGCTTGATGAGCACGATGAAGTATTTAAGAAACTAAAGGATAGATAA
- a CDS encoding mannitol-1-phosphate 5-dehydrogenase — MLAVHFGAGNIGRGFIGELLYKAGFHTTFVDVNEAVINELNTKKEYNVILAAENSETLTVKNISGINSVADPEDVVDAIVKADVVTTAVGPNILPIIAELIARGLQERAARNGKFLNLIACENMIGGSALLKEKVYAHVNAEEQESFDELFGFPNAAVDRIVPNQSNADLLTVSVELYYEWVVETSAVKGEVPAIDGITYVDDLQPYIERKLFTVNTGHAVPAYIGQNMGYSTINEAMNDPHIQEIISGALSESGEVLIQTYDFDRETHQDYIDKIIARFQNPHISDDVKRVGRGPIRKLGSMDRLIRPASEYVKVTGKKPVYLAKTIAAALNFVNDEDDEAVKLQQMIAEKGYEQTLQEVSGLEPDDRVLASVMEELDK; from the coding sequence ATGTTAGCTGTACATTTTGGCGCCGGAAACATCGGCCGCGGTTTCATCGGAGAACTTCTGTACAAAGCAGGTTTCCACACAACATTCGTCGATGTGAATGAAGCAGTTATAAATGAACTTAACACGAAAAAAGAATATAACGTTATTTTGGCAGCGGAAAACAGCGAAACATTGACCGTGAAAAACATCTCCGGCATTAACAGCGTCGCTGATCCGGAAGATGTGGTGGATGCTATCGTAAAGGCTGATGTCGTCACAACTGCTGTCGGTCCGAATATCCTGCCGATTATCGCGGAGCTCATTGCCCGCGGGCTGCAGGAGCGGGCTGCGCGAAATGGGAAATTCCTTAATTTGATTGCGTGTGAAAATATGATCGGCGGCAGCGCGCTGCTAAAAGAAAAAGTATATGCACATGTGAATGCGGAAGAGCAGGAGTCCTTTGACGAACTGTTCGGCTTTCCAAATGCCGCAGTGGATCGGATTGTACCGAACCAGTCGAATGCCGATCTGTTAACAGTTTCCGTTGAACTGTATTATGAGTGGGTAGTGGAAACGTCCGCCGTTAAAGGAGAAGTGCCTGCAATTGATGGCATCACATACGTCGATGATCTCCAGCCATACATTGAGCGGAAGCTGTTTACTGTCAACACAGGTCATGCGGTCCCGGCATACATCGGCCAGAACATGGGATATAGCACGATTAATGAAGCGATGAACGACCCGCACATTCAGGAAATCATCAGCGGCGCATTAAGCGAATCAGGTGAGGTGCTCATCCAAACGTATGATTTTGACCGGGAAACACACCAGGATTATATCGACAAAATCATTGCCCGCTTCCAAAATCCGCATATATCAGATGATGTGAAGCGGGTCGGGCGCGGACCGATTCGGAAACTGGGTTCCATGGATCGGTTAATTAGACCAGCCAGTGAATATGTGAAAGTGACTGGCAAGAAACCCGTTTACCTTGCAAAAACGATCGCAGCAGCACTGAATTTTGTGAATGACGAAGACGATGAGGCAGTGAAGCTGCAGCAGATGATTGCGGAAAAGGGCTATGAGCAGACATTGCAGGAAGTATCCGGTTTGGAGCCGGATGATCGTGTTTTGGCGTCTGTGATGGAAGAGTTGGATAAATAA
- a CDS encoding PTS sugar transporter subunit IIA: MENEILNEQTIKLGAKLSGKEEAVRYVGGILVDNGYVETEYVEKMLEREEVTSTYMGNYVAIPHGTEDSKNTVTKTGISIVTIPDGVDFGSGNTVKVLIGIAGKGDEHLEVLSKIAIICSEEENIQKMIDADSSEQILALFDEVE; this comes from the coding sequence ATGGAAAATGAAATTTTAAACGAACAAACTATTAAATTGGGTGCGAAATTGAGTGGAAAAGAAGAAGCAGTCCGTTATGTCGGCGGAATTTTAGTCGACAATGGCTATGTGGAAACAGAATATGTGGAAAAAATGCTGGAACGCGAAGAAGTGACGTCAACCTATATGGGAAACTACGTCGCCATCCCGCACGGAACAGAGGACTCCAAAAACACAGTGACCAAAACCGGTATTTCGATTGTGACCATTCCGGATGGAGTTGACTTCGGCAGCGGCAATACGGTTAAAGTATTGATCGGCATCGCCGGAAAAGGGGATGAACATCTCGAAGTGCTTTCCAAAATTGCAATCATATGTTCAGAGGAAGAAAACATCCAAAAAATGATTGATGCAGATTCCAGTGAACAAATCCTCGCTTTATTTGACGAGGTGGAATAA
- a CDS encoding BglG family transcription antiterminator: MYISGRARKIIQLLLDADEALLVNQIAKTLDVSERTVHRNLKSVEEMVAGYGLQLDRQSGVGLQLSGDSEAKHELEKEVSNTAFSDFTAEERQAIIFSTLLEMDEPIKLFTLANELKVTIATVSNDLDLLENELHTYNLSLVRKRGYGVRMEGNESNKRAALSSLIASHMDPFKYVALLKKNIKKQQQTNTISNRLLGLVDPEKLTIIEKTVNAAMDELPQKLADSAYIGLVVHLALALERLLKGDSIHMDPDYLAQMEESREFAVARKMIRHFEEAFQMDIPKDEIGYITMHLMGAKIRSNQNSLMEESGLDIVYKAKELITYISSMVQDDLRENTVLLNDLAAHLKPSIYRMKQGLVIRNPLIEEIKRDYASLFDLIQEAVEEIFPELDFPDDEIGYLVLHFAAAMIRDEAGTGIRALVICSSGIGTAKILATKLKQHVPEIKHVENKSVLDLDQQELGKYDVVVSTIGLEGFQDEYIQISPMLTNAEVHRIKKAIKQRKITRRLSHDAKPLQQNDDFMQQLKRTQHYTKAVADLLNSVYVANIQEKLPTASVLQVIGNALETHDLIRNRELVIQKLQKREQKGGLGIPDTTLALYHARSSGLDSLSFSIYPLGHPLTLEGMDNSPMKADTILVMLAPDDANQETLDVLSHLSSLIIQDEESMRLFESGDEEQVMAFMSREMQKFLYDKNIL, translated from the coding sequence ATGTATATTTCCGGCCGTGCGCGAAAAATAATTCAATTGCTTCTTGATGCCGATGAGGCACTTTTGGTAAATCAAATTGCCAAAACCCTTGATGTGAGCGAACGAACGGTGCATCGCAATTTGAAAAGTGTGGAAGAAATGGTTGCGGGCTACGGTTTGCAATTGGATCGCCAATCAGGTGTGGGGCTGCAACTATCCGGCGATTCGGAAGCGAAACACGAATTGGAAAAAGAGGTCTCCAATACAGCATTTTCGGATTTTACCGCAGAAGAGCGGCAGGCGATTATTTTTTCGACATTGCTGGAAATGGATGAGCCGATCAAGCTTTTCACCCTTGCTAATGAATTAAAGGTAACGATCGCGACGGTCAGCAATGATTTGGACCTGCTGGAGAACGAGCTTCATACGTACAATCTTTCGCTGGTGCGCAAAAGAGGATACGGGGTTCGGATGGAAGGGAATGAATCCAACAAGCGGGCAGCGTTAAGCAGTTTAATCGCGTCGCATATGGACCCGTTCAAATATGTAGCGCTGTTGAAGAAAAATATAAAAAAACAGCAGCAAACAAATACGATTTCCAATCGGCTGCTTGGCCTGGTTGATCCGGAGAAATTAACCATCATTGAAAAAACGGTGAATGCGGCGATGGACGAATTGCCGCAAAAGCTGGCTGACAGTGCATATATCGGATTGGTTGTCCATTTGGCGCTTGCGCTGGAGCGGTTATTAAAAGGCGATTCGATTCATATGGATCCCGACTATTTGGCGCAAATGGAGGAATCCAGAGAATTTGCTGTCGCCCGGAAAATGATCCGGCATTTTGAAGAGGCCTTCCAGATGGACATTCCCAAGGATGAAATCGGCTATATTACGATGCATTTAATGGGTGCGAAAATACGGTCCAATCAAAACAGTTTAATGGAAGAATCCGGTCTGGACATTGTTTACAAAGCAAAAGAGCTGATAACTTACATCAGCAGTATGGTTCAGGACGATTTGCGCGAAAATACCGTATTGCTGAATGATCTGGCAGCCCATTTAAAGCCGTCCATTTACAGGATGAAGCAAGGGCTGGTAATCCGTAACCCGCTGATTGAGGAGATCAAACGTGATTATGCTTCACTGTTTGACCTGATTCAGGAAGCGGTCGAGGAAATTTTTCCGGAACTCGATTTTCCGGATGACGAAATCGGTTATCTTGTCCTGCACTTTGCAGCGGCGATGATCCGTGATGAAGCAGGTACCGGCATTCGAGCACTTGTTATTTGCTCCAGTGGCATTGGGACAGCGAAGATATTGGCAACCAAGCTGAAACAGCACGTTCCCGAAATTAAGCACGTGGAAAATAAATCGGTACTGGACTTGGACCAGCAAGAACTGGGTAAATATGATGTCGTGGTTTCCACAATCGGGCTGGAAGGTTTTCAAGATGAATATATTCAAATTTCACCAATGCTGACAAATGCTGAGGTGCATCGCATCAAAAAAGCGATTAAGCAGCGGAAAATAACTCGCCGGCTGTCCCATGATGCCAAGCCATTGCAGCAGAATGACGATTTCATGCAGCAATTGAAAAGAACCCAGCATTACACAAAAGCAGTCGCTGATCTTTTAAATTCTGTCTATGTCGCAAACATACAGGAAAAATTGCCGACAGCATCTGTTTTGCAGGTGATTGGCAATGCACTGGAAACACATGATCTGATCCGAAATCGGGAACTGGTTATTCAAAAGCTGCAAAAACGGGAACAAAAAGGCGGGCTCGGAATACCAGATACAACGCTTGCACTGTATCATGCCCGGTCAAGCGGACTGGATAGCCTGAGTTTTAGCATCTATCCGCTGGGGCATCCGTTAACATTGGAGGGGATGGACAATTCCCCAATGAAGGCGGACACGATACTGGTTATGCTGGCGCCGGATGATGCCAATCAGGAGACACTTGATGTGCTCAGCCACCTCAGCAGCTTGATTATTCAAGATGAAGAGAGCATGCGGCTGTTTGAATCAGGCGATGAAGAACAGGTAATGGCCTTTATGAGCCGCGAGATGCAAAAGTTTTTATATGACAAAAATATTCTGTAA
- a CDS encoding PTS mannitol transporter subunit IICB, translating to MAEKKGFRAKVQRFGSFLSGMIMPNIGAFIAWGIITALFIPDGWIPNEDLAVLVDPMLYYLLPLLIGYSGGRIVYDMRGGVVGAIATMGVIAGTDIPMFLGAMIMGPLGGYLIKKVDDLFQDKVKSGFEMLYNNFSAGILGAILAGIAVKLIGPVVGGLSSALAAGVEAIINAGLLPLASIIVEPAKVLFLNNAINHGILTPLGLEQAKDIGDSILLLLEANPGPGLGVLLAFSIFGKGASKSSAPGAAIIQFIGGIHEIYFPYVLMKPALLLAVIGGGMSGVFTLTLFQTGLVGPASPGSIIAVLLMTPQGNYLGVIAGVLVATAVSFVIASLILKTSKAKDEDLSAATDKMEEMKGKKSSVADSLKEEEEPAVKSNDEINKIIFACDAGMGSSAMGASLLKNKFKKADIDIFVTNSAISQIPDDADLVITHKDLTSSAEAKIPDAEHVSVENFLNSPKYDELVERFKK from the coding sequence ATGGCTGAAAAGAAAGGATTTCGGGCGAAAGTACAGCGATTTGGAAGCTTTCTGAGCGGTATGATTATGCCGAATATAGGAGCTTTTATCGCGTGGGGGATTATTACCGCGCTTTTCATTCCTGATGGATGGATTCCGAATGAAGATTTAGCGGTATTGGTGGACCCGATGCTTTACTACTTGCTACCACTATTAATCGGGTATTCAGGCGGCAGGATTGTATATGACATGCGCGGTGGTGTCGTCGGTGCCATTGCAACAATGGGGGTTATTGCCGGGACGGATATTCCGATGTTCCTGGGGGCGATGATTATGGGACCTCTGGGCGGATATTTGATCAAGAAAGTTGACGATTTGTTTCAGGATAAAGTCAAATCAGGATTTGAAATGCTGTATAACAATTTTTCAGCAGGGATCCTCGGGGCGATTCTGGCGGGTATTGCGGTTAAATTAATCGGCCCTGTTGTGGGAGGTCTGAGTTCAGCGTTAGCAGCAGGTGTGGAGGCGATTATTAATGCCGGCTTGTTGCCGCTTGCCAGTATCATTGTTGAACCGGCGAAGGTATTATTTTTAAACAATGCCATTAACCATGGGATTCTGACTCCGCTTGGATTGGAGCAAGCTAAAGATATTGGGGATTCCATTTTGCTTCTGCTTGAGGCAAACCCTGGTCCGGGACTCGGTGTGCTTCTGGCGTTTTCGATTTTTGGTAAAGGGGCGTCTAAAAGTTCTGCTCCAGGTGCAGCAATCATCCAGTTTATCGGTGGAATTCATGAAATTTATTTCCCATATGTATTGATGAAGCCTGCATTGTTACTTGCCGTTATCGGCGGCGGTATGAGTGGTGTGTTCACCTTGACACTCTTCCAAACAGGTTTGGTTGGGCCGGCATCACCGGGCAGCATCATTGCCGTTCTGCTCATGACACCGCAAGGAAATTATCTTGGCGTTATCGCCGGTGTTCTCGTGGCTACAGCAGTCTCATTTGTTATCGCATCACTTATTTTGAAAACAAGTAAAGCGAAGGATGAGGATTTGTCGGCTGCTACTGATAAAATGGAAGAAATGAAAGGCAAGAAAAGTTCTGTAGCGGATTCTTTAAAAGAAGAAGAAGAACCGGCTGTAAAATCGAACGATGAAATCAATAAAATTATTTTTGCTTGTGATGCGGGAATGGGTTCCAGTGCAATGGGCGCATCCCTGTTGAAAAACAAGTTCAAAAAAGCGGACATTGATATTTTCGTTACCAATTCGGCAATCAGCCAAATTCCGGATGATGCGGATCTGGTTATCACGCATAAGGATTTGACGAGCAGTGCCGAAGCGAAAATACCGGATGCGGAACACGTTTCTGTGGAAAACTTCTTAAACAGTCCTAAATATGATGAACTGGTGGAACGTTTTAAAAAATAG
- a CDS encoding GNAT family N-acetyltransferase yields MKIIQRNDQFARKYVQEKVIEHNMTKLPEELKTNKEELCFLLEDDHGDVIGGVTFTMYWQHIHLDFLWVEETLRLEGYGRMLLEHLEKFAVDNGCRLIFLDTLSFQAPEFYLKNGFQTFGVLEDHPKGFNQYFLQKRLMD; encoded by the coding sequence ATGAAAATCATACAGCGTAATGATCAGTTTGCCCGAAAATATGTTCAGGAAAAAGTAATCGAACACAACATGACAAAACTGCCGGAAGAATTAAAAACCAACAAAGAAGAACTTTGCTTTCTGCTGGAAGATGATCACGGGGATGTAATCGGCGGTGTTACCTTCACAATGTACTGGCAGCACATCCACCTTGACTTTTTATGGGTAGAAGAAACACTCCGCTTGGAAGGATACGGCCGGATGCTGTTGGAGCATTTGGAAAAATTCGCAGTCGACAATGGCTGCAGGTTAATTTTCCTGGATACGCTAAGTTTTCAAGCACCGGAATTTTACTTAAAAAATGGATTCCAGACATTTGGTGTTTTGGAAGATCATCCGAAAGGCTTTAATCAGTACTTTTTACAGAAGCGGTTGATGGATTGA